From one Cyanobacterium stanieri PCC 7202 genomic stretch:
- a CDS encoding hypothetical protein (KEGG: cyt:cce_0086 hypothetical protein~SPTR: Alpha/beta hydrolase fold) — translation MKFLPYQMSKGKKPLFIYLPGMDGSGKLLESQRDLQHNFEVRCLHFAHDRASDWQGLIKPLIHLLKKEVDREIYSRVYLCGESFGACMALKLVEMIPDFFDRVILVNSASSFYRRSWLNCGTYITSLMPNTVYNGATFLLFPFLVKISAIAPSQRTTLLDTLQSLHPLTVSNRIKLLNQFHLNLDKIQQFSQPVLIIASGEDNLLPSLEEAQRLKQFFPQSLISILPYSGHCCLLEKEINLRKIMHKYSF, via the coding sequence ATGAAATTTTTACCCTATCAAATGAGTAAAGGAAAAAAACCTTTATTTATCTATCTTCCCGGTATGGATGGTAGTGGCAAGTTATTAGAAAGTCAACGGGATTTACAACATAATTTTGAAGTGCGTTGTCTGCATTTTGCCCATGATAGGGCATCGGATTGGCAAGGATTAATTAAACCTCTGATTCATTTATTAAAAAAGGAAGTTGATAGGGAGATATATTCTCGAGTATATCTTTGTGGAGAATCCTTTGGGGCTTGTATGGCTTTAAAATTGGTGGAGATGATTCCTGATTTTTTTGATCGAGTCATTTTGGTTAATTCTGCCTCTAGTTTTTATCGTCGTAGTTGGTTAAATTGTGGCACTTATATCACTTCTTTAATGCCCAATACGGTCTACAATGGGGCAACCTTTCTTTTATTTCCTTTTTTAGTAAAAATAAGTGCGATCGCACCTTCTCAAAGAACAACCCTCCTTGATACCCTCCAATCTCTCCATCCCCTCACCGTTTCCAATCGCATAAAACTCCTCAACCAATTTCATCTCAATCTCGACAAAATTCAACAGTTTTCCCAACCAGTGTTAATCATTGCATCAGGGGAAGATAACCTCCTCCCTTCCCTCGAGGAAGCCCAAAGATTAAAGCAATTTTTTCCCCAAAGTTTAATCAGTATTCTCCCCTATAGTGGGCATTGTTGCCTCTTAGAAAAAGAAATAAATTTACGTAAAATTATGCATAAATACTCATTTTAA
- a CDS encoding hypothetical protein (KEGG: cyc:PCC7424_0120 hypothetical protein~SPTR: Putative uncharacterized protein): protein MKVIGKVEYKAIALGTWALVAKGGKTYELYNPPEQLKQDGISVEVEGTIRDDVMTISMIGKVLEVRSFTIKS from the coding sequence ATGAAAGTTATTGGAAAAGTGGAATATAAAGCTATTGCCCTCGGTACATGGGCTTTGGTTGCCAAAGGAGGAAAAACCTACGAATTATATAATCCTCCTGAACAATTAAAACAAGATGGCATCTCCGTAGAAGTTGAAGGTACTATTCGGGATGATGTGATGACTATCTCTATGATAGGTAAAGTTTTAGAAGTGCGATCGTTTACTATCAAATCCTAA
- a CDS encoding pseudouridine synthase (PFAM: RNA pseudouridylate synthase~TIGRFAM: pseudouridine synthase, RluA family~COGs: COG0564 Pseudouridylate synthase 23S RNA-specific~InterPro IPR006145:IPR006224~KEGG: ava:Ava_3138 pseudouridine synthase~PFAM: pseudouridine synthase~SPTR: Pseudouridine synthase), which yields MINHFSDALENLVSAELLDTEDKVTYWYEGYCPKTNQLLRLPRTLLVEKIAYQLMDYLQEIGTFQGEGKMYGVLLCQDSGGELKIIKAFSGLWQGKDNLRGWVKQIPGRKKFALAEKITLKELERIKQEIISLETLIIREEYDHLRKKYNHDYQILRAVHQERKKIRDKKRKSDQETLGGILLQEKLEKLAQESRKDDWERRSFKKEWQNRLSPFEKQIECANQTIQALKKERKELSRQLQLQMQGAYSLTNFAGETLSLSELVNKSFIPTGTGDCCAPKLLHYAAVNHLKPIALAEFWWGSTSANGERISGNFYPACVERCQPIMGFLLSGLGDHKIKKNNYEIDIIYEDNCFLVINKPSGLLSVPGRGGDNFDSVESRLNVMRKKDDFVKAVHRLDQDTSGILVIAKNADIHRNLSSQFAHRRVKKVYEALLAGVVTIDEGEIDLPLWANPDNRPCQEVNYSLGKGALTRFRVMGCDNFETRVEFFPVTGRTHQLRVHSLMGLGFPIKGDRLYGFMGDNRYRLHLHAREISFDHPHGGERVSFTIPCPF from the coding sequence ATGATTAATCATTTTTCTGATGCCCTAGAAAATCTTGTTTCTGCTGAATTATTAGATACGGAGGATAAGGTTACTTATTGGTATGAAGGGTATTGCCCAAAAACCAATCAACTTCTGAGATTACCCCGTACATTGTTGGTGGAAAAAATTGCTTATCAATTAATGGATTATTTACAAGAAATTGGTACTTTTCAGGGGGAGGGAAAAATGTATGGGGTTTTATTATGCCAAGATAGTGGAGGAGAATTGAAGATAATCAAGGCTTTTTCTGGACTTTGGCAGGGGAAGGATAATCTGAGGGGATGGGTGAAGCAAATTCCGGGGCGTAAAAAATTTGCACTGGCTGAAAAAATTACCCTCAAGGAATTGGAGAGGATTAAGCAAGAAATTATTAGTTTAGAAACTCTGATTATCAGGGAAGAGTATGATCATTTGCGAAAGAAGTATAATCATGATTACCAAATTTTACGGGCTGTTCATCAAGAGAGAAAGAAGATAAGGGACAAAAAGAGAAAAAGTGATCAAGAAACTTTAGGGGGTATTTTATTACAAGAAAAGTTAGAAAAGTTAGCTCAAGAGAGTAGAAAAGATGACTGGGAGAGAAGAAGTTTTAAGAAGGAGTGGCAAAATAGATTATCTCCTTTTGAGAAACAAATAGAATGTGCAAATCAAACTATTCAAGCATTAAAGAAAGAGCGTAAAGAACTTTCTCGACAATTGCAGTTACAAATGCAAGGAGCTTATTCTTTAACTAATTTTGCAGGGGAAACTTTAAGTTTATCGGAGTTAGTCAACAAGTCTTTTATTCCCACTGGTACGGGTGATTGTTGCGCTCCAAAGTTACTGCATTATGCAGCGGTAAATCATCTTAAACCCATTGCTTTGGCAGAATTTTGGTGGGGAAGCACTTCGGCTAATGGGGAAAGAATTTCGGGTAATTTTTATCCTGCTTGTGTGGAACGTTGTCAGCCTATTATGGGTTTTTTATTGTCTGGTTTGGGTGATCATAAAATTAAGAAAAACAATTACGAAATAGATATTATTTATGAGGATAATTGTTTTTTAGTGATTAATAAACCTAGTGGTTTGTTATCTGTACCTGGAAGGGGAGGAGATAATTTTGACAGTGTAGAATCTCGTTTAAACGTTATGAGAAAAAAAGATGATTTTGTAAAGGCTGTTCATCGTTTGGATCAGGATACTTCTGGTATCCTAGTTATTGCTAAAAATGCAGATATTCATCGCAATTTATCTTCACAGTTTGCCCATCGCAGGGTGAAAAAGGTATATGAGGCACTATTGGCTGGAGTGGTAACAATAGATGAAGGGGAGATTGATTTACCTTTGTGGGCAAATCCTGATAATCGTCCTTGTCAGGAGGTTAATTATAGTTTGGGTAAGGGGGCTTTGACTCGTTTTCGGGTAATGGGTTGTGATAATTTTGAGACAAGGGTGGAGTTTTTTCCTGTGACGGGGCGCACTCATCAGTTACGGGTACATTCTTTGATGGGTTTGGGTTTTCCCATTAAGGGCGATCGCCTTTATGGTTTTATGGGGGATAATAGGTATAGACTCCATCTCCATGCCCGTGAGATTAGTTTTGACCATCCCCATGGTGGAGAGAGAGTATCTTTTACAATTCCTTGCCCTTTTTAA